In Leisingera methylohalidivorans DSM 14336, a single genomic region encodes these proteins:
- a CDS encoding ornithine cyclodeaminase family protein gives MSIPYIGFEEGGALLDWVGFTKALASSHDLPKAEIGDTFLYRNPDTVLSRAAWIDGMGIAVKTANVFPGNPGTGKPMINGSVCLYSDQDGTPEALVDFHLVTKWKTAGDSLLGALRLADPDAQEVLIVGAGTVGASLIEAFGAGFPQAQIRVWNRTGAKAQELCAQYPGTLHAADLEPAVRAADIIVTCTMSSAPVIKGEWLRPGQHLNLIGAYRPDMREADDEALRRARIYCDSFGTTLDHIGEFKTPLEQGIIQRSDVLADFYSLDRFPAFGADRITLFKNGGGAHLDLMTSHHILQKWKAAS, from the coding sequence ATGAGCATTCCATATATCGGTTTTGAAGAGGGCGGGGCGCTGCTCGATTGGGTCGGATTCACCAAGGCCCTGGCCTCCAGCCACGATCTGCCCAAGGCGGAAATCGGCGACACCTTCCTCTACCGGAACCCGGACACGGTCCTCAGCCGCGCCGCCTGGATCGACGGCATGGGCATCGCGGTGAAAACTGCCAACGTCTTTCCCGGCAACCCGGGCACCGGCAAGCCGATGATCAACGGCTCTGTCTGCCTCTACTCCGATCAGGACGGCACCCCGGAGGCGCTGGTGGATTTCCACCTGGTCACCAAATGGAAAACCGCGGGCGACAGCCTGCTTGGCGCGCTGCGGCTGGCCGATCCGGACGCGCAGGAGGTGCTGATCGTGGGCGCCGGCACCGTCGGCGCCTCGCTGATCGAGGCGTTCGGCGCCGGTTTCCCGCAGGCCCAGATCCGGGTCTGGAACCGCACCGGCGCCAAGGCGCAGGAGCTTTGCGCCCAATACCCCGGCACCCTGCACGCAGCCGATCTGGAACCGGCGGTGCGCGCCGCTGACATCATCGTCACCTGCACCATGTCTTCTGCCCCGGTGATCAAGGGTGAATGGCTGCGCCCCGGCCAGCACCTCAACCTGATCGGCGCCTACCGCCCCGACATGCGCGAGGCCGATGACGAGGCATTGCGGCGCGCCCGGATCTACTGCGACAGCTTCGGCACCACGTTGGACCACATCGGCGAATTCAAGACCCCGCTGGAACAGGGCATCATCCAGCGCAGCGACGTGCTGGCCGATTTCTACAGCCTCGACCGGTTCCCCGCCTTCGGGGCGGACCGGATCACCCTGTTCAAGAACGGCGGCGGCGCCCATCTGGATCTGATGACCAGCCACCACATCCTGCAGAAATGGAAGGCCGCATCATGA
- a CDS encoding alpha/beta fold hydrolase: MSWLLALIAAALILILIPLLRERLRKPMNAKARQSAPGGFAQLSGGLTHYRWSGPLRGPVAVCVHGLTTPSFVWDGVAQGLAAMGYRVLSYDLYGRGYSDRPAGLQDRAFFISQLEELLADQEVADDFTLIGYSMGGAIATAFAAANPGRLRELILLAPAGFGHSPDRLTKIIRQIPGLGDWLMHALFPALHVRGTNAERKLPSSVPGITDLQQRELACRGYIPAVLSSLRGILNEDFTEDHRRLHSHGVPVMAIWGQEDAVIPPNSPGRLAEHARSIRQEEIPGAGHGLPYTHTEEVLQIIAQNHRRGLL; the protein is encoded by the coding sequence ATGAGCTGGCTGCTGGCACTGATTGCCGCCGCCCTGATCCTGATCCTCATTCCGCTGCTGCGGGAACGGCTGCGCAAACCGATGAACGCCAAGGCCCGGCAATCCGCCCCCGGCGGTTTTGCCCAGCTCTCCGGCGGGCTGACCCACTACCGCTGGAGCGGACCGCTGCGCGGCCCCGTCGCGGTCTGCGTCCACGGCCTCACCACGCCGTCTTTTGTCTGGGACGGGGTGGCGCAGGGGCTGGCCGCCATGGGCTACCGGGTGCTGAGCTACGATCTTTACGGCCGCGGCTACTCGGACCGCCCCGCGGGCCTGCAGGACCGGGCCTTCTTCATCTCCCAGCTCGAAGAGCTGCTGGCGGATCAGGAGGTTGCCGATGATTTCACCCTGATCGGCTATTCCATGGGCGGCGCCATCGCCACCGCCTTTGCCGCCGCCAACCCCGGCCGCCTGCGCGAGCTGATCCTGCTGGCCCCTGCCGGTTTCGGCCACAGCCCGGACCGTCTGACAAAGATAATCCGCCAGATCCCGGGCCTTGGCGACTGGCTGATGCACGCGCTCTTCCCCGCCCTGCACGTCCGCGGCACCAACGCCGAACGCAAACTGCCCTCCTCGGTCCCCGGCATCACCGATCTGCAGCAAAGGGAGCTGGCCTGCCGCGGCTACATCCCGGCCGTGCTGTCCTCGCTGCGCGGCATCCTGAACGAGGATTTCACCGAAGACCACCGCCGCCTGCACAGCCACGGGGTGCCGGTAATGGCGATCTGGGGCCAGGAGGACGCGGTGATCCCGCCGAATTCGCCGGGGCGTCTGGCCGAACACGCCCGCTCGATCCGGCAGGAGGAAATCCCCGGCGCCGGCCACGGCCTGCCCTATACCCACACCGAGGAAGTGCTGCAGATCATCGCCCAAAACCACCGCCGCGGCCTGCTCTGA